Proteins encoded in a region of the Pieris brassicae chromosome 3, ilPieBrab1.1, whole genome shotgun sequence genome:
- the LOC123707371 gene encoding RE1-silencing transcription factor-like: protein MKSTCNSAGRPNNKNAIKFSEQPRSTVSLFLLNERQIKFHKKDACISKTLPVTINPENIYHDEVIQNLEKPGKLCFVECNIDVDDKLKPLEEPVSSIINASSKFKNIPSIEINNTQIFELNKNLVEGQISHGMKGIIVGGMKLFSCSYPTCTYNTNNSSNMSKHRRTHSQNKLYLCDQCTFCTKFSNSLNVHKRLHTQEKPFACQNCDYKCNSSSNLKKHVNHRHSTQYIQPTSSSKNI, encoded by the exons atgaagtcCACGTGTAATAGTGCTGGACGacctaacaataaaaatgctaTTAAGTTTAGTGAGCAACCTAGATCAACTGTGTCGCTGTTTCTTCTTAACGAAcgacaaattaaatttcataaaaaagatGCATGTATTTCCAAGACATTGCCTGTAACAATCAATccagaaaatatatatcatgACGAAGTAATACAAAATCTCGAAAAACCAggaaaattatgttttgtagAATGTAATATAGACGTAGATGATAAGTTAAAACCTTTAGAGGAACCTGTCTCTAGTATAATAAATGCTTcctctaaatttaaaaacattccatccattgaaataaacaacactcaaatttttgaattaaataaaaatctagttGAAGG ACAGATAAGCCATGGAATGAAAGGTATTATTGTGGGAGgcatgaaattattttcatgttCATATCCAACAtgtacatataatacaaacaattcATCTAATATGTCCAAACATAGGAGAACACATTCTCAAAATAAGCTTTATCTGTGTGATCAATGTACATTTTGTACCAAATTTTCAAATTCTCTTAATGTACACAAGCGTCTTCATACACAAGAAAAACCGTTTGCATGTCAGAATTGTGACTATAAATGCAATAGCagttctaatttaaaaaaacatgtcaaTCATAGACATTCTACTCAGTATATTCAACCAACTTCTtccagtaaaaatatttaa
- the LOC123707372 gene encoding high affinity copper uptake protein 1: MDHHVHHANHGSHIDVGTEQHMGHEEHVMNSSDFNEVINEMFNISSVDMMSGDPQAKAHEGHHHNHHVGHEMSMSMTFHGGYKEVILFSWWKVSELGEFFGSFLAIFLIALCYEGLKYYRKHLLWKTYTGLQYCAVAPPDKGVANICNPDEPQVIQPVSHALDRNVPSMMSTAHAWQTVLHGFQVLVSYMLMLVFMTYNTWLCAAVVLGSATGYFLFGWRESVVVDFTEHCH; this comes from the exons ATGGACCACCATGTGCACCATGCAAACCATGGCAGCCATATAGATGTAGGAACGGAACAGCATATGGGACATGAAGAGCATGTTATGAATAGTTCAGACTTTAATGAAGTTATAAAT GAAATGTTTAACATATCGAGTGTAGACATGATGTCTGGTGACCCACAAGCTAAGGCTCATGAAGGTCATCACCATAACCACCATGTTGGACATGAAATGAGTATGAGTATGACA TTTCATGGAGGTTATAAAGAAGTTATTCTTTTCTCATGGTGGAAAGTATCAGAACTTGGAGAATTTTTTGGATCTTTTCTAGCAATCTTTCTCATTGCGCTTTGTTATGAAGG gctCAAGTACTACAGAAAACATTTACTATGGAAAACTTATACAGGGCTTCAATATTGTGCTGTTGCTCCACCAGACAAGGGAGTAGCAAATATTTGTAATCCAGATGAGCCACAAGTTATCCA GCCGGTTTCACATGCACTAGACAGGAATGT tCCATCTATGATGAGTACAGCACATGCTTGGCAAACAGTACTTCATGGTTTTCAAGTACTTGTAAGCTATATGTTAATGTTGGTGTTCATGACATATAATACATGGCTATGTGCAGCTGTTGTGCTAGGATCTGCAACTGGatactttttatttggttGGCGTGAATCTGTTGTTGTGGACTTCACAGAACATTGTCACTGA